The genomic interval ccttttccttctcttgcttaTCTCCTCTCCCTCCGCCCTTCCCCATCCAGGTGTCTTATCTGACGTGGGGAGTGCTGCAGGAAAGAGTGATGACCCGCAGCTACGGGGCCACGGCCACATTGCCAGGTGAGCGCTTCTCGGACTCACAGTTCCTGGTGCTAATGAACCGCGTGCTGGCACTGATGGTGTCTGGCCTCTACTGCATCTTATGCAAGCAGCCCCGGCATGGGGCACCCATGTACCGGTACTCCTTTGCCAGCCTGTCGAATGTGCTCAGCAGCTGGTGCCAGTATGAAGCTCTCAAGTTCGTCAGCTTCCCCACCCAGGTGCTGGCCAAGGCCTCCAAGGTGatccctgttatgctgatgggaaaaTTGGTGTCTCGGCGCAGCTATGAGCACTGGGAATATCTGACCGCCGGCCTCGTCTCCATCGGGGTCAGCATGTTTCTCCTGTCCAGCGGACCGGAGCCCCACAGCTCCCCGGCCACCACGCTCTCAGGCCTCATCCTGTTGGCAGGTTACATTGCCTTTGACAGCTTCACCTCCAACTGGCAGGATGCCCTGTTTGCCTATAAGATGTCATCGGTGCAGATGATGTTTGGGGTCAACTTCTTCTCCTGCCTCTTCACAGTGGGCTCCCTGCTAGAGCAGGGGGCTCTCCTGGAGGGCGTCCGCTTCATGGGGCGACACAGCGAGTTTGCCGCCCACACCCTGCTGCTGTCCATCTGCTCTGCATGTGGCCAGCTCTTCATCTTCTACACCATTGGGCAGTTTGGGGCTGCCGTCTTCACCATCATCATGACCCTCCGCCAGGCTTTTGCCAtcctcctctcctgccttctctaCGGCCACACTGTCACTGTGGTGGGGGGCCTGGGGGTGGCTGTGGTCTTTGCTGCCCTCCTGCTCCGAGTCTACGCCCGGGGCCGTCTAAAGCAGCGGGGAAAGAAGGTCGTGCCAGTCGAGTCATCTGTGCAGAAGGTTTGAGGGGCCTGAGCGATGAAGTGACTAGGACCCTCTCACTGTACCAGTTTTCCTGTCCTACTGTAACTTCTCGGAGGCGGCAGGCTCTAGGGCAAAATGCAGGTTTCTCAGTGTCACAGACCAGCTCTGCAGTTGGGGGTAgggagcccaggaggcagccttCCCCTTTGCCTTAAGTCCCCCATCCTCTAGTGGGCAGGATTCTTCCCAGGGTGGCAATGAcagtgggaaggggcagggggcagTATTGAGAAGGCAGAGGCACCTTCCaaagcccctccctcctccaattCCCTGAAGTCTTGCCCTGTAGGCTCGGCCAACGCCTCACCTGTGCTTGTCCTCTACCTTGAATACCCACCCTTTCAGACTCTGAGGGACCTGCGTTTCTTACTCTGGAGAGAGAAGCACAAGTGTTGTAGACTCCAAATGCTGCTTTCCCAGGAGAGTAAGTGAAAGACGGTGCTGTGCTGCGGGAGGGTGTGGGGAGTCCCGCCCAGCACCACCCCCGCCCTCTGCTCCTGGATCCCTAGGCTCTGCTCCATGAGCCAGTTGCAGG from Delphinus delphis chromosome 10, mDelDel1.2, whole genome shotgun sequence carries:
- the SLC35B2 gene encoding adenosine 3'-phospho 5'-phosphosulfate transporter 1, whose protein sequence is MDARWWAVVLLAALPSLGAGGENPEGPLESWTQLWFFRFLVNAAGYASFMVPGYLLVQYFRRKNYLETGRGLCFPLVKTCVFGNEPKAPDEVPLAPRAEPAETSPTWQALKLLFCAAGLQVSYLTWGVLQERVMTRSYGATATLPGERFSDSQFLVLMNRVLALMVSGLYCILCKQPRHGAPMYRYSFASLSNVLSSWCQYEALKFVSFPTQVLAKASKVIPVMLMGKLVSRRSYEHWEYLTAGLVSIGVSMFLLSSGPEPHSSPATTLSGLILLAGYIAFDSFTSNWQDALFAYKMSSVQMMFGVNFFSCLFTVGSLLEQGALLEGVRFMGRHSEFAAHTLLLSICSACGQLFIFYTIGQFGAAVFTIIMTLRQAFAILLSCLLYGHTVTVVGGLGVAVVFAALLLRVYARGRLKQRGKKVVPVESSVQKV